The Deinococcus yavapaiensis KR-236 DNA segment GAGAACTTCAAGGACCTCTCGACGAACATCCGCCTCGATCCGCTCGCGGTGCTCAGCGCGGTCGTGTCGGGCATCAGCTTTCTCGGGGCGGGCGCCATCTTCTCGTCGTGGCGGTCCGGCAAGACGAAAGGTCTCACGACCGCCGCGTCGATTCTCGGAACGGCGGGCGTCGGCATCACGTGCGGGCTCGACCACTTCCTCCTCGCGACGCTCGTCACGGGATTGTTCCTCGCAACGTTGCGCATGGTCGGGTGGATCGAAGCGCGCGGCTTGCGCGAACCCGACGACGAATGAGCCTTCCGGGCGTGCCCTGCGCCGTCGCTCCTCGCCGACCCACTCGGCCCGGCGAATCCAAGGCGAGCGTGACG contains these protein-coding regions:
- a CDS encoding MgtC/SapB family protein; the protein is MVEANDTLAHDLTLFGRMLVAFVLSGAIGLERELTRKAAGLRTHILVGTSSALFVILAELLVENFKDLSTNIRLDPLAVLSAVVSGISFLGAGAIFSSWRSGKTKGLTTAASILGTAGVGITCGLDHFLLATLVTGLFLATLRMVGWIEARGLREPDDE